The proteins below are encoded in one region of Peribacillus muralis:
- the rpsG gene encoding 30S ribosomal protein S7, with protein MPRKGPVTKRDVLPDPIYNSKLVTRLINKLMVDGQRGKSQKILYSAFDLIKERTGNEPIEVFDQALKNIMPVLEVKARRVGGANYQVPVEVRPDRKSTLGLRWLVNYSRLRGEKTMEERLAYEIMDAANNTGAAVKKREDTHKMAEANKAFAHYRW; from the coding sequence ATGCCTCGTAAAGGACCTGTAACGAAAAGAGACGTATTACCAGATCCGATTTATAATTCAAAACTTGTGACTCGCTTAATCAACAAATTAATGGTTGATGGACAAAGAGGTAAATCACAAAAAATTCTTTACTCTGCATTCGATTTAATCAAAGAACGTACTGGCAATGAGCCGATCGAAGTTTTCGATCAAGCACTAAAAAACATCATGCCTGTATTAGAAGTAAAAGCACGCCGTGTGGGTGGAGCTAACTACCAAGTACCAGTTGAGGTGCGTCCAGACCGCAAATCGACTCTAGGACTTCGTTGGTTAGTGAACTACTCTCGCCTTCGTGGAGAAAAAACGATGGAAGAGCGCTTAGCTTACGAAATCATGGATGCTGCAAACAATACTGGAGCAGCAGTTAAGAAACGTGAAGATACACACAAAATGGCTGAAGCTAATAAAGCATTCGCTCATTATCGCTGGTAA
- the fusA gene encoding elongation factor G — protein MVREFSLANTRNIGIMAHIDAGKTTTTERVLYYTGKIHKIGETHEGASQMDWMEQEQERGITITSAATTAQWKGHRVNIIDTPGHVDFTVEVERSLRVLDGAVAVLDAQSGVEPQTETVWRQATTYGVPRVVFVNKMDKIGADFLYSVGTIHDRLQANAHPVQLPIGAEDQFSAIIDLIEMKTHFYGNDLGTDITVGEIPEEHRELAEEYREKLIEAVAEVNEDLMEKYLGGEEISIAELKAAIRTATVNVEFFPVICGSAFKNKGVQLMLDNVIDFLPSPLDVPAIKGTLPDSEDEVERHSDDSEPFSALAFKVMTDPYVGKLTFFRVYSGTLESGSYVINSTKGKRERIGRILQMHANSREEISTVYAGDIAAAVGLKDTTTGDTLCDDKNQVILESMVFPEPVISLSVEPKSKADQDKMGQALQKLQDEDPTFRAHTDQETGQTIIAGMGELHLDILVDRMRREFKVEANVGAPQVAYRETFRGSAKVEGKFVRQSGGRGQFGHVWIEFGPNEEGKGFEFENAIVGGVVPREYIPAVQAGLVDSLDRGVLAGYPLVDIKAKLFDGSYHDVDSNEMAFKIAASMALKNAASKCKPVILEPIMKVEVVIPEDYLGDIMGDITSRRGRVEGMEARGNTQMVKAMVPLSEMFGYATSLRSNTQGRGTFSMHFDHYEEVPKSISEEIIKKNKGE, from the coding sequence ATGGTAAGAGAGTTCTCCTTAGCAAACACTCGTAATATCGGTATCATGGCTCACATCGATGCTGGTAAAACGACAACAACAGAGCGTGTTCTTTATTACACTGGTAAAATCCATAAAATTGGTGAAACGCACGAAGGTGCTTCACAAATGGACTGGATGGAACAGGAACAAGAACGCGGAATCACGATCACTTCCGCTGCAACAACTGCACAGTGGAAAGGTCACCGAGTAAACATCATCGATACGCCTGGACACGTAGACTTCACGGTTGAAGTTGAACGTTCATTGCGTGTACTTGATGGAGCTGTAGCTGTACTTGATGCCCAATCAGGTGTTGAGCCTCAAACTGAAACGGTTTGGCGCCAAGCTACAACTTACGGTGTACCACGTGTCGTATTCGTAAACAAAATGGACAAAATCGGTGCGGATTTCCTTTATTCAGTTGGAACAATCCACGATCGTCTACAAGCTAATGCTCACCCGGTTCAGTTACCTATCGGTGCTGAAGATCAATTCTCTGCAATCATCGACCTTATCGAAATGAAAACTCATTTCTATGGTAATGACCTAGGAACTGATATCACTGTTGGTGAAATTCCTGAAGAACATCGTGAATTGGCTGAAGAGTACCGTGAAAAGCTAATTGAAGCAGTAGCTGAAGTGAACGAAGACTTAATGGAAAAATACCTTGGCGGCGAAGAAATCAGCATTGCTGAATTAAAAGCAGCCATCCGTACGGCTACCGTTAATGTCGAATTCTTCCCAGTTATCTGTGGATCTGCTTTCAAAAACAAAGGTGTTCAATTAATGCTTGACAACGTTATCGACTTCCTTCCATCTCCATTGGATGTACCGGCTATCAAAGGTACACTACCGGATTCAGAAGATGAAGTGGAACGTCATTCAGATGATTCTGAACCGTTCTCTGCACTAGCGTTTAAAGTTATGACTGACCCTTACGTTGGTAAACTTACATTCTTCCGCGTGTACTCAGGTACATTGGAATCAGGATCATATGTAATCAACTCAACAAAAGGTAAACGTGAACGTATTGGACGTATTCTTCAAATGCACGCAAACAGCCGTGAAGAAATTTCTACTGTATACGCAGGGGATATCGCTGCTGCTGTTGGTTTGAAAGATACGACTACTGGTGATACACTATGTGACGACAAGAACCAAGTAATTCTTGAATCCATGGTATTCCCAGAGCCAGTTATCTCACTTTCAGTTGAACCGAAATCAAAAGCAGACCAAGACAAAATGGGTCAAGCTTTACAAAAGCTACAAGATGAAGATCCTACATTCCGTGCGCATACTGACCAAGAAACGGGTCAAACGATTATCGCTGGTATGGGTGAGCTTCACTTGGACATCCTTGTCGACCGTATGCGTCGTGAATTCAAAGTGGAAGCAAACGTTGGTGCTCCTCAAGTAGCATACCGTGAAACTTTCCGTGGTTCAGCTAAAGTCGAAGGTAAATTCGTTCGTCAATCTGGTGGACGTGGACAATTCGGACACGTATGGATCGAATTTGGTCCAAACGAAGAAGGTAAAGGCTTCGAATTTGAAAATGCTATCGTCGGTGGTGTAGTGCCGCGTGAATACATCCCTGCAGTTCAAGCTGGATTAGTTGATTCACTTGACCGTGGTGTACTTGCTGGTTACCCGCTAGTTGACATCAAAGCAAAATTATTCGACGGATCTTACCATGACGTTGACTCCAATGAAATGGCATTTAAAATTGCTGCATCAATGGCTCTTAAAAATGCTGCTTCAAAATGTAAACCGGTTATCCTTGAACCAATCATGAAAGTGGAAGTTGTAATTCCTGAAGATTACCTAGGCGACATCATGGGAGATATCACATCTCGCCGTGGCCGTGTAGAAGGTATGGAAGCCCGCGGTAACACACAAATGGTTAAAGCGATGGTTCCGCTATCCGAAATGTTCGGTTATGCAACATCTTTACGTTCTAACACACAAGGACGCGGAACATTCTCTATGCACTTCGATCATTATGAAGAAGTACCTAAGAGCATTTCTGAAGAAATCATCAAAAAAAATAAAGGTGAATAA
- a CDS encoding 50S ribosomal protein L7ae-like protein: MSYEKVIQAKSVIIGTKQAVRALKNNLIQEVIIADDADIYLTGRVIETAKELDVPITYVDSMKMLGKACGIDVGAATVAIKK, from the coding sequence ATGTCTTATGAAAAAGTAATACAGGCAAAGTCAGTGATTATAGGAACGAAACAAGCAGTTAGAGCTCTTAAAAACAATTTAATTCAAGAAGTTATCATCGCTGATGATGCAGATATATACTTGACTGGGCGTGTCATTGAGACCGCTAAAGAATTGGATGTTCCTATCACATATGTTGATTCGATGAAAATGCTTGGAAAAGCATGTGGTATTGATGTCGGAGCAGCAACTGTTGCCATTAAAAAGTAA
- the rpsL gene encoding 30S ribosomal protein S12 produces MPTINQLVRKGRESKEVNSKSPALNKGYNSFKKAQTNVSSPQKRGVCTRVGTMTPKKPNSALRKYARVRLTNGIEVTAYIPGIGHNLQEHSVVLIRGGRVKDLPGVRYHIVRGALDTAGVNNRMQGRSKYGTKRPKAAKK; encoded by the coding sequence ATGCCTACTATTAATCAATTAGTGCGTAAAGGACGCGAGTCTAAAGAGGTTAATTCAAAATCTCCAGCACTTAACAAAGGCTACAACAGCTTTAAAAAAGCACAAACTAACGTATCATCTCCGCAAAAACGTGGTGTTTGCACTCGTGTGGGTACAATGACACCGAAGAAACCGAACTCCGCGTTACGTAAATATGCGCGTGTACGTTTAACAAACGGTATCGAGGTAACAGCTTATATCCCAGGTATCGGTCACAACCTACAAGAACACAGCGTGGTTCTTATCCGTGGCGGTCGTGTAAAGGATTTACCAGGGGTACGTTACCATATCGTACGTGGTGCTCTTGATACTGCTGGAGTTAACAATCGTATGCAAGGCCGTTCTAAATACGGTACTAAGCGTCCGAAAGCAGCTAAAAAATAA